The following proteins are encoded in a genomic region of Maribacter hydrothermalis:
- a CDS encoding lmo0937 family membrane protein, with protein sequence MRSILWLIAVVCIVVWALGFFGIIAGMGSSSLIHILLVLAVIAILYNIISGKKPL encoded by the coding sequence ATGAGAAGTATTCTTTGGTTAATTGCAGTTGTTTGTATAGTAGTATGGGCGTTGGGTTTTTTTGGAATTATAGCAGGAATGGGTTCAAGCAGCCTTATACATATATTATTGGTCCTTGCAGTTATTGCTATTCTTTACAATATAATTTCTGGTAAAAAACCTTTATGA